In Candidatus Nitrosarchaeum limnium SFB1, the following proteins share a genomic window:
- a CDS encoding hypothetical protein (hypothetical protein Nmar_1083) yields MKKDSERIESVVSEKRVKLHVFEPSQRKIWTVVGKGKEHWLDPDAEYCSCLGYYFGRLIKKTTCYHLESVMLAKKENKIETITFSDEEYNDFLSGLISDL; encoded by the coding sequence GTGAAAAAAGATTCTGAAAGAATTGAATCTGTTGTTTCTGAAAAAAGAGTCAAATTACATGTTTTTGAACCCAGCCAAAGAAAGATTTGGACTGTTGTTGGTAAAGGTAAGGAACACTGGTTAGATCCTGATGCTGAGTATTGCTCTTGTTTAGGATATTATTTTGGCAGATTGATCAAAAAAACAACCTGCTATCATTTGGAATCTGTAATGTTAGCTAAAAAAGAAAATAAAATTGAAACAATTACATTTTCTGATGAAGAATACAATGATTTTCTTTCAGGATTAATTTCAGATTTATGA
- a CDS encoding ATPase central domain-containing protein, whose translation MSLAPQELENSASKYATEAIKFDSQGARGMAITNYQYAIDSLMKLVQLYPTSKLNPIYKDRCNSYHTRITALQESRGVEPAVDPNASPKEQKESVQRQTDENDFEELVMKEKPNVTWDEVIGLDDAKNALRESIVYPTKRPDLFPLGWPKGMLLYGPPGTGKTMLAAATANEMDGYFINVDASSMMSKWLGEAEKNVSKLFAMARKYAEKEGKPVILFVDEVDSLLGSRNSEVGGEVRTKNQFLTEMDGVNGKGKDLMLYVIGATNKPWSLDWPFLRRFQKRIYVSLPTQEAREKLFEQYTAPLRKDLKVNKVELAKLFDGYSASDVKDVCQAAQIKAVHEIFNAPDYHEPVEGETPIQPRPITTADFKEIMARRKPSVSLEMIRAYHKWSEEFRAL comes from the coding sequence ATGAGTTTAGCCCCCCAAGAACTAGAAAACAGTGCAAGCAAATATGCTACCGAGGCAATCAAATTTGATTCCCAAGGCGCACGAGGCATGGCAATAACAAATTATCAATATGCCATTGATTCCCTTATGAAATTAGTACAACTTTATCCAACCAGCAAACTTAATCCTATTTACAAAGACAGATGTAATTCTTACCATACAAGAATCACCGCTCTCCAAGAATCACGTGGAGTAGAACCTGCAGTAGACCCAAACGCTTCTCCTAAAGAACAAAAAGAATCTGTACAAAGACAAACAGATGAAAATGATTTTGAAGAACTAGTAATGAAGGAAAAACCCAACGTAACTTGGGATGAAGTAATTGGATTAGACGATGCTAAAAATGCTTTACGTGAATCAATAGTATATCCTACAAAAAGACCTGATTTGTTCCCTCTTGGCTGGCCAAAAGGAATGCTGCTTTATGGTCCACCCGGAACTGGCAAGACAATGCTAGCAGCTGCAACTGCAAATGAAATGGATGGATACTTCATCAATGTAGATGCTTCTTCTATGATGAGTAAATGGTTAGGTGAGGCTGAAAAGAATGTCTCAAAGTTATTTGCTATGGCAAGAAAATATGCTGAAAAAGAAGGAAAACCAGTTATCCTTTTTGTCGACGAAGTTGATTCTCTCTTAGGTTCTAGAAACAGCGAAGTTGGTGGAGAGGTAAGAACTAAAAATCAATTCTTAACTGAGATGGATGGTGTTAATGGCAAAGGCAAAGATTTGATGTTATATGTAATTGGTGCTACAAACAAACCATGGAGTCTAGATTGGCCGTTCCTTAGACGATTCCAAAAAAGAATCTATGTGTCTCTTCCAACTCAGGAGGCAAGAGAAAAATTATTTGAACAATATACTGCTCCATTAAGAAAGGATCTTAAAGTTAACAAAGTCGAGCTTGCAAAATTATTTGACGGTTATAGTGCAAGTGATGTTAAAGATGTCTGTCAAGCAGCACAGATTAAAGCAGTTCATGAAATATTCAATGCCCCTGATTATCATGAGCCAGTAGAAGGTGAAACACCAATTCAACCACGTCCGATCACAACAGCTGACTTTAAAGAAATCATGGCAAGAAGAAAACCAAGTGTTTCACTTGAAATGATAAGAGCATATCACAAGTGGAGCGAAGAATTCCGAGCACTTTAG
- a CDS encoding metallophosphoesterase — translation MFKTRIIPTKPIMILEGKKKHIIATDLHIGFESSLASNEIFIGKNSSINETIEELSSVIDQEKPDSLILLGDVKSSIKSISKSEWGEVPLFFNKIKQKCDVVLIPGNHDANIQRLVPDNITMISSTGMVEENILLTHGHTMPSENFSHVDKIIMGHVHPVYFQEDSVLNGQRVWVSLKTEKQNIFPNKSGEIEVTIIPSFNRYFYATHKKKYKKSISPIIEKIKDISSARIITLDGTIIGDESVIEQVL, via the coding sequence ATGTTTAAAACAAGAATAATACCAACAAAACCAATAATGATTCTGGAAGGGAAGAAAAAACATATCATAGCAACAGATTTGCATATTGGATTTGAAAGCAGTCTTGCATCAAATGAAATATTCATAGGAAAAAACTCCTCAATTAACGAAACAATAGAAGAATTATCAAGCGTAATTGATCAAGAAAAACCAGATTCGTTAATTTTACTAGGAGATGTAAAATCAAGTATCAAAAGTATCTCAAAAAGTGAATGGGGTGAGGTTCCATTGTTTTTCAATAAAATAAAACAAAAATGCGATGTAGTGTTAATTCCTGGAAATCATGATGCAAACATTCAGAGATTGGTTCCAGACAATATTACAATGATCAGTTCTACTGGAATGGTTGAAGAAAATATTTTACTCACACATGGACACACAATGCCTTCAGAGAATTTTTCCCATGTAGATAAAATCATCATGGGACATGTGCATCCAGTATACTTTCAAGAAGATTCAGTGCTAAACGGTCAAAGAGTATGGGTTTCATTGAAAACAGAAAAACAAAACATTTTTCCAAATAAATCAGGAGAGATAGAAGTGACAATAATTCCATCATTTAATAGGTATTTTTATGCAACACATAAAAAAAAATATAAAAAATCAATATCACCAATCATAGAAAAAATCAAAGACATATCATCTGCAAGAATAATTACATTAGATGGAACGATTATCGGAGATGAATCTGTAATTGAGCAAGTTTTGTAA
- a CDS encoding acetolactate synthase, large subunit, biosynthetic type, whose product METMIGARALMVAMEKEGVKEVFGLPGGANLPMYDEFARCDIRHILVRHEQSAAHMADGFGRVSRKPGVCFATSGPGATNILTGIATAQADSSPMIAVTGQVPVAMIGRDAFQESDIIGMANPVVKYAFQPRTPGEIPEVVRKGFYIAETGRPGPVLIDIPKDVQQKEASMVFPDEFKIRGYHPWTDPDIVHVERAIEMLLSAEKPIILAGGGTIISSAFAELQTIAELLMIPVVTTFKGKGAFPENHPLSLGPIGMHGHAEANKMMTEADCVLAIGTRFSDRSVGTFEAFEKRLKIIHMDVDPAEIGKNQTTSVAVVGDVRASLRIMVKMLLQKTAKRTQDTVWIKHVKETKAYWKEHLKLHPGEMGAAKILRKLREVLPHESIVTTEVGQHQMWASLFYDVIQPGTFFSSTGLGTMGWGFPAAIGAKVARPDVPVVDIAGDGSFSMTENSLATAVLEDIPVIVFLLNNFTLGMVAQWQRTFYDRRMIGVDQGKCPDYVKLAESYGAQGIRAQSMDELDKAIKTALKSDVATVIDIPIDPEEDVLPFVAPGTSLADMILPS is encoded by the coding sequence ATGGAAACTATGATTGGCGCCAGAGCATTGATGGTAGCTATGGAAAAAGAAGGAGTCAAAGAAGTATTTGGCTTACCTGGAGGTGCAAACCTTCCGATGTATGATGAATTTGCTAGATGTGATATTAGACATATTTTGGTAAGACATGAACAATCCGCAGCACATATGGCCGATGGATTTGGGAGAGTTAGCAGAAAACCTGGAGTATGCTTTGCAACATCTGGACCTGGTGCTACTAACATTTTAACTGGAATCGCTACTGCACAAGCTGATTCTTCTCCAATGATCGCAGTTACTGGTCAAGTTCCAGTGGCAATGATTGGACGAGATGCATTTCAAGAAAGTGACATAATTGGAATGGCAAATCCAGTAGTAAAATATGCATTTCAACCAAGAACTCCTGGTGAGATTCCAGAAGTGGTTAGAAAAGGATTCTATATTGCAGAAACAGGTAGACCTGGACCTGTTTTAATCGACATTCCAAAAGATGTACAACAAAAAGAAGCATCGATGGTTTTTCCAGATGAATTTAAAATTCGTGGTTATCATCCATGGACAGATCCTGACATTGTACATGTGGAGCGAGCAATTGAAATGTTACTTAGTGCAGAAAAACCCATTATCTTAGCTGGTGGTGGAACAATTATCTCATCAGCATTTGCAGAACTTCAAACAATAGCTGAATTGTTGATGATTCCCGTAGTTACTACTTTCAAAGGTAAGGGTGCATTTCCAGAAAACCATCCGTTGTCATTAGGCCCAATTGGAATGCATGGTCATGCAGAGGCAAATAAGATGATGACTGAAGCTGATTGTGTATTGGCAATAGGTACAAGATTTTCTGATAGATCAGTTGGAACGTTTGAAGCATTTGAAAAGAGACTAAAAATTATTCATATGGATGTAGATCCTGCTGAAATTGGTAAAAATCAAACTACTTCTGTTGCAGTTGTTGGTGATGTGCGTGCATCACTTAGAATTATGGTAAAGATGCTTTTACAAAAAACAGCAAAGAGAACTCAAGACACAGTTTGGATTAAACATGTAAAAGAAACCAAAGCATATTGGAAAGAACATTTGAAATTACATCCCGGCGAAATGGGTGCTGCAAAAATCCTAAGAAAGCTTAGAGAGGTTTTACCCCATGAATCTATTGTAACTACTGAAGTAGGTCAACATCAAATGTGGGCTTCATTATTTTACGATGTAATACAACCAGGAACTTTCTTTAGCTCTACTGGACTTGGAACTATGGGCTGGGGATTCCCTGCAGCAATAGGTGCAAAAGTAGCACGACCTGATGTCCCTGTAGTGGATATTGCAGGTGATGGTAGTTTCAGTATGACCGAAAATTCTCTTGCAACAGCAGTGTTGGAGGATATTCCAGTTATCGTCTTTTTATTAAATAATTTTACATTGGGAATGGTTGCACAATGGCAAAGAACTTTCTATGATAGAAGAATGATTGGAGTTGATCAGGGAAAATGTCCTGATTATGTCAAACTTGCAGAATCATACGGTGCTCAAGGAATCCGTGCACAATCAATGGATGAGCTTGATAAGGCAATCAAAACAGCATTGAAAAGTGATGTTGCAACAGTAATTGATATACCAATTGACCCTGAAGAAGATGTATTGCCATTTGTAGCTCCTGGAACTTCTCTTGCGGATATGATCTTACCTTCATAG
- a CDS encoding alcohol dehydrogenase codes for MKTAFVKEPSVIAINETEKPKLGSGEILVQMQACGICGSDLEKVFGEYGQPSMRLGHEPAGIIVDVGSDVSSFKKGDRVFTHHHVPCYSCHLCKHGNETMCPKYYETNLSPCGLSEEYVVPKWNVDHGGVLKIPDTMSFEEAAMIEPLACCVRAWAKYSYQEGDSVAIFGVGPTGMMHVMLAQSKKFSKIFCFDVNDFRLSFAKKFNITDSINSFDENRKQKILEHTGGNGVDVAIVATSSLKALEDAIDMVRKGGSVMMFGVPSKDAKIILNMGKIYSKEITLVTSYAASDTDTKESLRLIDSSQIDVKKLVTHTYPIEESQKAFDHARSGDNAMKIIITK; via the coding sequence ATGAAGACTGCGTTTGTTAAAGAACCATCTGTTATAGCAATAAATGAAACAGAAAAACCAAAACTTGGTTCTGGAGAAATTTTAGTTCAAATGCAAGCATGTGGGATTTGCGGTTCTGATTTGGAAAAAGTTTTTGGTGAATATGGTCAACCTTCGATGCGTTTGGGTCATGAACCTGCAGGGATTATAGTTGATGTTGGTTCCGATGTGAGTTCATTCAAAAAAGGTGACAGAGTATTTACACACCATCATGTACCGTGTTATTCTTGTCATTTATGTAAACATGGCAATGAAACAATGTGTCCAAAATATTATGAGACTAATCTTTCTCCTTGCGGTTTGTCTGAAGAATACGTTGTACCAAAATGGAACGTAGATCATGGTGGTGTATTAAAAATTCCAGATACGATGAGTTTTGAAGAGGCTGCAATGATTGAACCTTTAGCATGTTGTGTTAGGGCATGGGCGAAATATTCTTATCAAGAAGGTGATTCTGTAGCCATTTTTGGTGTTGGTCCTACTGGAATGATGCATGTAATGCTTGCACAATCAAAAAAATTCTCAAAAATTTTCTGTTTTGATGTTAATGATTTCCGATTATCTTTTGCAAAAAAATTTAACATTACAGATTCAATTAACTCATTTGATGAGAATAGAAAACAGAAAATTTTGGAACATACTGGAGGAAATGGTGTAGATGTAGCAATTGTAGCAACAAGTAGTCTAAAAGCATTAGAAGATGCAATTGACATGGTACGAAAAGGTGGGTCTGTCATGATGTTTGGAGTTCCTTCAAAAGATGCAAAAATAATTTTGAATATGGGTAAAATTTATTCGAAAGAAATCACGTTAGTGACAAGTTATGCTGCTTCTGATACTGATACTAAAGAATCTCTTAGATTGATAGACTCATCTCAAATTGATGTAAAAAAATTGGTGACTCACACTTATCCTATTGAAGAATCTCAGAAAGCATTTGACCATGCTAGAAGTGGTGATAATGCAATGAAAATAATTATTACTAAATAA
- a CDS encoding hypothetical protein (hypothetical protein Nmar_1077), whose amino-acid sequence MTILSENEEIIKIIETLFESGKSKDFSSLRDIHLNDSKFSSFSDLPPYDLKNYQTTIELEELRFVSISDYEYEIKNPKISVFGDAAVVALELKQKGMLVDNKAFTGEHISIEGRATFVLIKQPTWKIAHIHLSKI is encoded by the coding sequence TTGACAATTTTGTCTGAAAATGAAGAAATTATCAAAATAATTGAAACGCTTTTTGAATCAGGAAAATCAAAGGATTTTTCATCACTAAGAGACATTCATCTAAATGATTCAAAATTTTCAAGCTTTAGTGATTTACCACCTTATGATCTAAAAAACTATCAAACAACAATCGAATTAGAAGAATTAAGATTTGTAAGCATTTCAGATTATGAATATGAAATCAAAAATCCAAAAATAAGTGTGTTTGGAGATGCAGCTGTAGTTGCACTAGAATTAAAACAAAAAGGAATGCTTGTTGACAACAAAGCATTCACAGGAGAACACATTTCAATTGAAGGTAGAGCAACTTTTGTGTTGATTAAACAACCAACATGGAAAATTGCACACATTCATCTATCCAAAATATAG
- a CDS encoding carbamoyl-phosphate synthase, large subunit — protein MLAYGGQTALNCGVNLAEAGILDKYGVRVLGTQIPGIQRTEDRQLFKDSMNQCNVPVLKSRTVKNFSDAKEIAEELGYPVIIRVAYTLGGKGGGVAYNEIELHEIVERGLRASLVGQVLVEEYIGHWKQIEYEVMQDYGGNNVIVCNMENVLSMKVHTGDNIVVAPSQTIDNHEYHMLRTAALRATKHVGIVGECNIQYALDSVSDRYVAIEINPRLSRSSALASKATGYPLAYMSAKIGLGYTLPELVNRITKTTTACFEPSLDYVVCKHPRWDFAKFAQVKRKLGPTMKSVGEVMAVGRSFEESLQKAIRMLDIGNDGLVLNRVTHEFYTEEQIEDFLSHPNDLILYYVAAALKMGISVEKIYKLSAIDPWFIEKIKNIVDIESKLKSESISTPLLWESKKLGFSDRQIARAKDKSPEEIREIRKKAGVLPSVKQIDTLAAEWPAVTNYLYLTYGGHHHDIKINPEDKGVIVLGAGPYRIGSSVEFDWGTVNMVWGLQENGEKNVSVVNCNPETVSTDYDICSRLYFEELTLERILDIAEFENPKGIVTCVGGQTANNLTLGLAKNGVNIIGTSANDVDRAENRSKFSAELDKLHIQQPRWQAFANIVEAKSFAQDVGFPVIVRPSYVLSGAAMKVVWSQDELKKYVKEATDVSPDHPVVISKFMLNSLEVDVDGVCNGTDVIIGAIVEHIESAGVHSGDAMMCIPPWRLNNKTIETITEYSTKIAKTFNVKGPFNLQFLIHDDHVYVIELNIRASRSMPFVSKLVKTNLIALAAKAVLGMPLPKLPENKWQKISNFGIKVPQFSFMALEGADIRLGVEMQSTGEVACFGTSFYDALAKGLTSAGYTLPSTGTALVTVGGSVNKEKLLQPIARLKSLGFKIVATEHTAEFFEEKIGGIEVVHKISEPQRKPNIADLLYERKIDFIINIPSTSTLEKYVGMLEDEYQIRRKSLELGIPVLTTIELADSFVKTLEWLKDNKTTRDPIEPYDKL, from the coding sequence ATGCTTGCATATGGAGGTCAAACTGCATTGAATTGTGGTGTAAATCTTGCAGAAGCAGGCATTCTTGACAAGTATGGTGTGCGTGTTTTAGGCACACAAATTCCTGGAATTCAGCGAACTGAGGATCGTCAACTCTTCAAAGATTCTATGAATCAATGCAATGTTCCAGTTTTAAAAAGTAGAACTGTAAAGAATTTTTCTGACGCAAAAGAAATCGCAGAAGAATTAGGATACCCTGTAATTATTCGTGTAGCTTATACACTTGGAGGAAAAGGCGGTGGAGTTGCATACAATGAAATTGAATTGCATGAAATTGTTGAACGAGGATTAAGAGCAAGTCTTGTTGGGCAAGTTCTAGTTGAAGAATACATTGGACATTGGAAACAAATAGAATATGAGGTAATGCAAGATTACGGCGGAAATAATGTAATTGTATGTAACATGGAAAATGTTCTTTCAATGAAAGTTCATACAGGTGATAACATTGTAGTTGCACCATCTCAAACCATTGATAATCATGAATATCACATGCTACGTACTGCAGCTTTGAGAGCAACTAAACATGTAGGAATTGTGGGTGAATGTAATATTCAATATGCACTAGATTCTGTTTCAGATAGGTATGTTGCAATTGAAATTAATCCTAGATTGTCCCGCTCATCTGCACTTGCAAGTAAAGCAACTGGTTATCCACTTGCATACATGTCTGCAAAAATTGGACTGGGTTACACATTACCCGAGCTTGTAAATAGAATCACAAAAACCACCACTGCTTGCTTTGAACCTTCTTTAGATTACGTTGTATGTAAACATCCTAGATGGGATTTTGCAAAATTTGCTCAGGTAAAAAGAAAACTTGGTCCTACAATGAAATCCGTCGGTGAAGTTATGGCAGTTGGAAGAAGCTTTGAGGAATCTCTACAAAAAGCAATAAGAATGCTTGACATTGGAAATGATGGTCTTGTCTTAAATCGAGTAACCCATGAATTTTATACTGAGGAACAGATAGAAGATTTTCTATCTCATCCAAACGATTTGATTCTTTATTATGTCGCGGCTGCATTAAAGATGGGAATATCAGTTGAAAAAATCTACAAACTTTCTGCAATTGATCCTTGGTTTATAGAAAAAATAAAAAACATTGTAGATATTGAATCCAAATTAAAATCTGAATCAATTAGTACTCCATTACTATGGGAATCTAAAAAATTGGGTTTCTCTGATAGGCAAATTGCGCGTGCAAAAGACAAATCTCCTGAAGAAATTCGTGAAATTCGTAAAAAAGCAGGCGTTTTACCCTCTGTAAAACAAATAGATACTTTGGCAGCTGAATGGCCTGCTGTAACTAATTATCTCTATTTGACATATGGTGGACACCATCATGATATTAAAATCAACCCTGAAGATAAAGGAGTTATCGTACTTGGTGCAGGCCCTTATCGTATTGGTAGTAGTGTAGAATTTGATTGGGGAACTGTGAATATGGTTTGGGGTTTGCAAGAAAATGGAGAAAAAAATGTTTCAGTGGTAAATTGTAATCCTGAAACAGTTTCTACTGATTATGATATTTGCAGTAGATTGTATTTTGAAGAATTAACTTTAGAGCGAATTTTGGATATCGCTGAATTTGAAAATCCAAAAGGAATTGTGACATGTGTTGGTGGTCAAACCGCAAATAATCTCACATTGGGGCTTGCAAAAAATGGTGTTAATATTATTGGAACTTCGGCAAATGATGTTGATAGAGCTGAGAATCGTTCCAAATTTAGTGCTGAATTAGATAAATTACATATTCAACAACCTCGTTGGCAAGCATTTGCAAATATTGTTGAAGCAAAAAGTTTTGCACAGGATGTTGGGTTTCCTGTAATTGTAAGACCTTCATATGTTTTATCGGGTGCTGCAATGAAAGTTGTATGGTCTCAAGATGAATTAAAAAAATATGTTAAGGAAGCAACTGATGTATCCCCTGATCATCCAGTTGTAATTTCAAAATTCATGCTAAATTCTTTAGAGGTTGATGTTGATGGCGTTTGCAATGGAACTGATGTTATCATTGGAGCAATAGTTGAACACATTGAAAGTGCTGGTGTTCACTCTGGTGATGCAATGATGTGTATTCCACCATGGCGACTCAACAATAAAACTATTGAAACAATCACCGAATACTCTACAAAGATTGCAAAAACGTTTAATGTCAAAGGACCATTCAATCTACAATTTCTAATACATGATGATCACGTCTATGTGATTGAGCTAAACATTAGAGCTTCTCGTTCTATGCCATTTGTATCAAAACTTGTCAAGACGAATCTTATTGCCCTTGCTGCAAAAGCAGTTTTAGGTATGCCTCTACCTAAATTACCTGAGAATAAATGGCAAAAAATATCTAATTTTGGAATCAAAGTTCCTCAATTCTCCTTTATGGCTTTAGAAGGTGCAGATATCAGACTAGGCGTAGAAATGCAGTCTACTGGTGAGGTTGCTTGCTTTGGTACAAGCTTTTATGATGCATTGGCTAAGGGATTGACTTCTGCGGGATATACTCTTCCAAGTACAGGAACAGCTCTAGTTACAGTAGGTGGTTCTGTAAATAAAGAAAAATTACTGCAACCAATAGCTCGATTGAAAAGTCTTGGATTTAAAATAGTTGCAACTGAACATACTGCCGAATTTTTTGAAGAAAAAATTGGTGGTATTGAAGTAGTGCACAAAATTTCAGAACCTCAGAGAAAACCAAACATCGCAGATTTGTTGTACGAAAGAAAAATTGACTTTATCATAAACATTCCAAGTACATCTACACTTGAAAAATATGTTGGAATGCTGGAAGATGAATATCAAATTAGAAGAAAGTCATTGGAGCTTGGAATTCCTGTACTCACAACTATTGAACTCGCAGATTCATTTGTTAAAACTCTGGAATGGCTTAAAGATAATAAAACAACCCGAGATCCAATTGAACCATATGATAAACTATAA
- a CDS encoding carbamoyl-phosphate synthase, small subunit — translation MGFGYPTTVFGEIVFNTGMVGYTETLTDPSYSGQILTITYPLVGNYGVPDPSIKDKDGIPKFFESDKIQLRGLVVHELSLTASHWNLSMTLDEWLYKEKIPGISGIDTRELTKNLRTGGVKMAALAVSDTEINVDEIKKQLELAPNYNSEQFMDTVSTKQEMIYGNEQKSVVVIDTGTKNAILRNIRELGYKVIRLPWNTTFEKIMSYHPKGVVISNGPGDPQKCSETIETARKLIDKNVPTLGICLGAQIIGLAGNTETYKLKYGHRGQNKSCVNLENDQVYVTSQNHGYGITPESLKASEFNLWFTNADDKTVEGIKHKKQNCIAVQFHPEAAPGPYDCKFVFEELKHLMEEGKPAEE, via the coding sequence ATGGGTTTTGGGTATCCTACAACTGTTTTTGGTGAAATTGTCTTTAATACAGGAATGGTTGGTTATACTGAGACGCTAACTGATCCGTCTTATAGTGGTCAAATTCTAACAATTACTTACCCTCTAGTAGGTAATTACGGAGTTCCAGATCCCTCGATTAAAGATAAGGATGGAATTCCAAAGTTTTTTGAATCTGATAAAATTCAACTTCGTGGATTAGTTGTCCATGAACTTTCCTTGACTGCAAGTCATTGGAATCTCTCAATGACTCTTGATGAATGGCTGTACAAAGAAAAAATTCCTGGAATTTCTGGAATTGATACCAGAGAATTGACAAAAAACCTTCGTACTGGAGGAGTAAAAATGGCAGCCCTTGCAGTGTCTGATACTGAAATCAACGTAGATGAAATCAAAAAGCAACTTGAATTAGCACCTAATTATAACTCTGAACAATTCATGGATACAGTTTCTACAAAACAAGAAATGATTTATGGAAATGAACAAAAATCTGTGGTTGTAATTGATACTGGAACAAAAAATGCTATACTGCGAAATATTCGTGAACTCGGTTATAAGGTGATAAGATTACCATGGAATACAACATTTGAAAAAATTATGTCATATCATCCTAAAGGTGTAGTTATCAGTAATGGTCCAGGTGATCCTCAAAAATGTTCTGAAACAATTGAGACTGCAAGAAAACTTATTGACAAAAATGTTCCCACACTTGGAATTTGTTTGGGTGCACAAATTATTGGTCTTGCAGGTAACACTGAAACTTACAAATTAAAATATGGACATCGAGGACAAAACAAATCATGTGTTAATTTAGAAAATGATCAAGTGTATGTTACAAGTCAGAATCACGGATATGGAATTACTCCAGAATCTTTGAAAGCATCTGAATTTAATTTATGGTTTACAAACGCAGACGATAAAACAGTCGAAGGAATAAAACACAAAAAACAAAACTGTATTGCAGTTCAGTTTCATCCGGAAGCTGCACCAGGACCTTATGATTGTAAATTCGTCTTTGAAGAGCTCAAGCACCTTATGGAGGAAGGCAAACCTGCCGAAGAATGA
- a CDS encoding vacuolar H+transporting two-sector ATPase F subunit: MKIFTVGSKSFVTSFQLAGVPGIISDTPKEALDEIKKLTEDSDVGLVLVSDDMTESIGDELTELRAEKSTLVFALPSAGSEKSEVDYRLMLKKILGV; this comes from the coding sequence GTGAAAATATTCACCGTCGGCAGCAAATCGTTTGTAACCAGCTTTCAATTAGCAGGAGTTCCTGGAATTATCTCTGATACTCCTAAAGAAGCTCTGGATGAAATTAAGAAATTGACTGAAGACTCTGATGTTGGGTTAGTTTTGGTAAGTGATGATATGACTGAATCTATAGGTGATGAACTCACTGAACTTAGAGCAGAAAAGTCTACTCTTGTATTTGCATTACCTTCCGCCGGTAGTGAAAAATCTGAGGTTGATTACAGATTAATGCTCAAAAAGATTCTTGGGGTATAA
- a CDS encoding hypothetical protein (hypothetical protein Nmar_1082): MEENKYNSLIEKIATMIENDGVSVDEQNIQKLQKYKEHVKSNSNLTDDDSMEIVYESLLYLKLKNSDSGDPLQKGDEFGAGFS, translated from the coding sequence ATGGAAGAAAACAAATACAATTCCCTAATTGAAAAAATTGCAACCATGATTGAAAATGATGGAGTGTCTGTAGATGAACAAAATATCCAGAAACTACAAAAGTACAAAGAACATGTTAAATCAAATTCAAATCTTACTGATGATGACTCTATGGAGATAGTTTACGAATCATTACTTTACTTAAAATTAAAAAATTCTGATTCTGGTGATCCATTACAAAAAGGTGATGAATTTGGCGCTGGATTCAGCTAA
- a CDS encoding hypothetical protein (hypothetical protein Nmar_1081), which translates to MAKIDTQKNIYLFTHGRMDLQEKATNVLVSKGFSKDKIIMALPSKVGNVGDYMAMLWMPPTPDHIKIQHITKVEDVKPEGMVGLWKGVSKEDIETIPLG; encoded by the coding sequence ATGGCAAAAATTGACACTCAAAAAAACATCTATCTATTCACACATGGTAGAATGGATCTTCAAGAAAAAGCAACAAATGTCCTAGTCTCAAAAGGATTTTCAAAAGATAAAATCATAATGGCGTTACCAAGTAAAGTTGGAAATGTTGGAGACTATATGGCTATGCTTTGGATGCCACCTACACCAGATCACATAAAAATTCAACACATAACCAAAGTTGAAGATGTAAAACCAGAAGGAATGGTTGGACTCTGGAAAGGGGTTTCAAAAGAAGACATAGAAACTATTCCACTAGGGTAG